Proteins co-encoded in one Acinetobacter lwoffii genomic window:
- a CDS encoding anthranilate synthase component II yields the protein MLLMIDNYDSFTYNIVQYFGELNQEVKVVRNDAVTLEDIERWQPKYLVIGPGPCSPSEAGISIPAIQHFAGKIPLLGVCLGHQSIGQAFGGDIVRAKRVMHGRLSDMYHSDTGIFSNLPSPFPATRYHSLVIDQATLPECLEVTCWTNEADGSMEEIMGVKHKTLPVEGVQFHPESILSQHGHQIFKNFLEIYA from the coding sequence ATGCTTTTAATGATCGACAACTATGACTCCTTTACTTATAACATCGTCCAATATTTTGGCGAACTGAATCAAGAAGTAAAAGTAGTCCGTAATGATGCCGTGACATTGGAAGATATAGAGCGATGGCAACCCAAGTATTTGGTGATTGGTCCCGGCCCATGCTCGCCAAGTGAGGCAGGGATTTCTATTCCTGCGATTCAGCATTTTGCTGGCAAAATTCCCTTACTGGGCGTTTGTCTTGGTCATCAAAGTATTGGGCAGGCATTTGGCGGTGATATCGTGCGTGCCAAACGTGTCATGCATGGCCGTCTGTCTGATATGTACCACAGTGATACCGGGATTTTCAGCAATCTTCCTTCTCCATTTCCTGCAACGCGCTATCATTCACTGGTAATTGATCAAGCCACCTTGCCTGAATGCCTGGAAGTCACCTGCTGGACCAATGAAGCGGATGGCTCCATGGAAGAAATTATGGGTGTGAAACATAAGACATTGCCGGTCGAAGGCGTGCAGTTCCATCCTGAATCGATTCTGAGCCAGCATGGTCATCAAATCTTTAAAAACTTTCTCGAAATTTATGCCTAA
- the trpD gene encoding anthranilate phosphoribosyltransferase, with product MNIQQALSNITKNIHLTQDQMQDVMRAIMSGEATDAQIGALLMGLRLKGESIDEITAAARVMRELATKIDVSDIPYLVDIVGTGGDGQNLFNVSTASAFVIAAAGATIAKHGNRGVSTKSGSSDLLEQAGINLDLNMQQTERCIRDVGVGFLFAPNHHQAMKYAIGPRKELGIRSIFNLLGPLTNPAGVNRLVIGVFSNELCRPIAEVMKQLGAEHVMVVHSRDGLDEISIASSTHVAELKNGEVTEWEIIPESVDIESQTLTGLIVEDSAQSLALIKDALGKKKSDIGDKAANMIALNAGAGIYVSGLTSSYKQGVALAHDIIYGGQALEKMSVLSEFTKTIKHYEA from the coding sequence ATGAATATTCAACAAGCTTTAAGCAATATTACTAAAAACATTCACCTGACCCAGGATCAAATGCAAGACGTGATGCGTGCCATCATGTCAGGTGAAGCGACCGATGCCCAGATTGGTGCTCTGCTGATGGGCTTACGCCTTAAAGGCGAAAGCATTGATGAGATTACTGCAGCTGCACGTGTTATGCGTGAACTGGCTACCAAAATTGATGTCAGTGATATTCCATATTTAGTGGACATCGTGGGTACAGGCGGTGATGGCCAGAACCTGTTTAATGTTTCTACTGCTTCTGCATTTGTAATTGCAGCAGCGGGCGCAACCATTGCCAAACATGGTAACCGCGGCGTTTCGACCAAATCAGGTTCGTCGGATTTACTGGAACAGGCCGGGATTAACCTGGACCTGAACATGCAGCAGACTGAACGCTGTATCCGTGACGTTGGTGTCGGTTTCCTGTTTGCGCCGAATCATCATCAAGCCATGAAATATGCAATCGGCCCACGTAAAGAATTAGGAATTCGTAGTATTTTCAATTTACTTGGCCCGCTTACGAATCCGGCCGGAGTAAATCGTTTAGTCATTGGCGTATTTTCCAATGAACTCTGCCGTCCGATTGCGGAAGTCATGAAACAGCTCGGTGCTGAACATGTGATGGTGGTACATTCACGTGATGGTCTGGATGAAATCAGTATTGCCTCTTCAACTCATGTTGCTGAACTGAAAAATGGTGAAGTCACTGAATGGGAAATTATTCCTGAATCGGTCGATATTGAGTCGCAAACCCTGACCGGACTGATTGTGGAAGATTCTGCGCAAAGTCTGGCTTTGATCAAAGATGCGCTGGGCAAGAAGAAATCAGACATCGGTGATAAAGCAGCGAACATGATCGCGCTGAATGCTGGTGCAGGTATTTATGTCTCCGGTTTGACCAGCAGCTATAAGCAAGGTGTTGCGCTGGCACATGACATTATTTATGGCGGTCAGGCACTTGAAAAAATGAGTGTGCTGTCTGAATTTACCAAAACCATTAAACATTACGAAGCTTAA
- the trpC gene encoding indole-3-glycerol phosphate synthase TrpC — MVNIANTILGKIVDRKKEEFALRLKQKSYKDLEELAQGASPVRSFARSLVSKRPGVIAEIKKASPSKGIIRENFNPAEIAAQYQDAGAACLSVLTDVDFFQGHDDNIQIARSHCDLPALRKDFLIDPYGVIEARALHADCILLIVACLSDQQLEEMSKTAFEHHLDVLVEVHDEEELSRALKLSDRCLLGVNNRNLKTFDVDLNTSLRLKKLLDPSRLLVTESGIATPADVAMMQKNDIHAFLVGESFMKQPRPDHAFRDLFGEPEAV, encoded by the coding sequence ATGGTGAATATCGCAAACACAATTTTAGGCAAGATTGTTGACCGTAAAAAAGAAGAATTTGCCCTACGTTTAAAGCAGAAAAGCTATAAAGATCTGGAGGAGCTGGCTCAGGGTGCATCACCTGTACGTAGTTTTGCCCGGTCTTTAGTGTCGAAACGTCCTGGTGTGATTGCTGAAATAAAAAAAGCTTCGCCATCCAAGGGCATTATTCGCGAGAATTTTAACCCTGCGGAAATTGCGGCACAGTATCAGGATGCAGGTGCAGCCTGTTTATCGGTGCTGACCGATGTAGACTTTTTCCAGGGTCATGATGACAATATTCAGATTGCCCGTTCACATTGCGACCTGCCTGCGCTGCGTAAAGACTTTCTGATTGACCCTTATGGGGTCATTGAAGCACGTGCTCTGCATGCAGACTGTATCTTGCTGATTGTAGCTTGCCTGTCTGACCAGCAGTTAGAAGAAATGTCCAAAACTGCATTTGAACATCATCTGGATGTACTGGTTGAAGTTCATGATGAAGAAGAACTATCACGTGCTTTAAAGCTTTCTGATCGTTGTCTGCTTGGCGTGAATAACCGTAATTTAAAAACCTTTGATGTCGATTTAAACACATCATTACGTTTGAAAAAATTACTGGACCCTTCACGCCTGCTGGTGACTGAAAGTGGTATTGCCACACCTGCGGATGTTGCGATGATGCAGAAAAATGATATTCACGCCTTTCTGGTCGGCGAAAGCTTCATGAAACAACCACGTCCGGATCATGCTTTCCGCGATCTGTTTGGTGAGCCTGAAGCGGTTTAA
- a CDS encoding Smr/MutS family protein: MSKHDSSLSKDQYNLLKSFKKQITQPQTPAVVAAPVEKTVEQEALEELELFRKQMQGVQKIESGNTVQLDKPRKKKPDAQILAKRAAATGPLETEAMALSDTQAMLNPVGSQANLSYRIATLQHKVFEDLKAGNLRWFEAVDLHGCTVEEARQAVLQIIQIAKDENQNVIKIVHGKGPEAILKTYVNGWLRQHRDVLAFVSAPEKQGGTGAVLVLLKRAEKNPKFKQ; this comes from the coding sequence ATGAGTAAACACGATTCTTCATTATCTAAAGATCAGTACAACCTGCTGAAATCTTTTAAGAAGCAAATTACACAGCCGCAAACGCCTGCGGTCGTTGCTGCACCTGTTGAAAAGACTGTCGAGCAAGAAGCGTTAGAAGAACTGGAATTATTCCGCAAGCAAATGCAGGGCGTACAAAAAATTGAATCGGGAAATACGGTTCAACTGGACAAACCACGCAAGAAAAAGCCGGATGCACAAATCTTGGCAAAGCGTGCAGCGGCTACTGGCCCGCTGGAAACAGAGGCAATGGCTTTATCAGATACTCAGGCCATGCTCAATCCTGTCGGCAGTCAGGCCAACTTGAGCTATCGCATCGCCACCTTGCAGCATAAAGTGTTTGAAGACTTGAAAGCCGGTAACTTGCGCTGGTTTGAAGCTGTGGATCTGCATGGCTGTACCGTGGAAGAAGCGCGTCAAGCCGTGCTGCAGATTATCCAGATCGCCAAAGATGAAAACCAGAACGTGATTAAAATCGTACATGGTAAAGGTCCAGAAGCGATTTTAAAAACCTATGTCAACGGCTGGCTGCGTCAGCATCGCGATGTTTTGGCTTTTGTCAGTGCACCTGAAAAGCAAGGTGGTACCGGTGCGGTATTGGTTCTGCTCAAACGTGCAGAAAAGAATCCAAAGTTCAAACAGTAA
- the folE gene encoding GTP cyclohydrolase I FolE gives MQQSYANILTAVGEDLNRPGLKDTPVRAAKAFSYLTSGYSQTLEEVTNKAVFPSDNREMVLVKNIEFYSLCEHHLLPFYGRVHIAYLPEGHVLGLSKFARITEMFARRLQIQENLTQQIAEAVAEVTKARGVAVMIDSAHMCMMMRGVGKQESTTRTVSFIGDFKTDKETRREFLSAVPESY, from the coding sequence ATGCAGCAATCCTACGCAAACATTCTTACTGCCGTTGGCGAAGATCTAAATCGCCCTGGTCTCAAAGATACGCCTGTGCGCGCTGCGAAAGCATTTTCATATTTAACCTCGGGTTATAGCCAGACACTTGAAGAAGTGACCAACAAGGCGGTCTTCCCTTCCGATAACCGTGAAATGGTACTGGTCAAAAACATCGAATTTTATTCGCTATGTGAGCATCACTTATTGCCATTTTATGGCCGCGTACATATCGCCTATTTGCCAGAAGGTCATGTTTTAGGCCTGTCTAAATTTGCCCGTATTACTGAAATGTTTGCACGCCGTTTGCAGATTCAGGAAAATCTGACTCAGCAAATTGCAGAAGCAGTGGCTGAAGTCACCAAAGCACGCGGTGTTGCAGTAATGATTGATTCTGCACACATGTGCATGATGATGCGCGGTGTAGGCAAGCAGGAATCAACCACACGTACGGTATCATTTATTGGTGATTTTAAAACCGACAAAGAAACACGTCGTGAATTTTTAAGTGCGGTTCCAGAAAGCTATTAA
- a CDS encoding DUF4385 domain-containing protein — protein sequence MKPSAKVAPPKRPSRVVSNSFDYSLDFAKVNFRKRPELYRIGRGEQGVLLVEPYKSEILPHWRFADEEKAQASSEKIYQLFLDYLKQEDFIGADMARKFLQMGFTRARRYANHKGGKKYDGPVPEDKKGLSGAHGRSELPRNHEDPVKAAAAKIFKQKWDEAKNHPKYLQQKQKFKEFIEQQSATG from the coding sequence ATGAAGCCATCTGCCAAAGTAGCGCCACCAAAACGTCCGTCACGTGTAGTTTCGAATAGTTTTGATTATTCTCTGGACTTTGCAAAGGTTAATTTCCGCAAACGACCGGAGCTCTACCGGATTGGCCGTGGTGAACAAGGTGTATTACTGGTTGAGCCTTATAAATCAGAAATCCTGCCGCACTGGCGCTTTGCAGATGAAGAAAAAGCACAAGCCAGTAGCGAGAAAATCTATCAGCTTTTTCTAGACTATTTAAAGCAAGAAGATTTTATCGGTGCGGACATGGCACGCAAGTTTTTACAGATGGGTTTCACCCGTGCCCGACGTTATGCCAATCATAAAGGTGGCAAAAAATACGATGGCCCGGTTCCGGAGGATAAAAAAGGCTTGAGTGGTGCACATGGTCGTTCCGAGCTGCCACGTAATCATGAAGATCCGGTTAAAGCCGCTGCTGCCAAAATCTTTAAACAGAAATGGGATGAAGCTAAAAATCATCCCAAATATCTTCAGCAAAAACAGAAATTTAAGGAATTTATAGAGCAGCAGTCTGCAACTGGATAA
- a CDS encoding diguanylate cyclase translates to MNNECMARLAEQWEQICQNYSSDDLLHAFHFIQDHSLILVEEFYKNMLIEKESAEFFSDDLIQQRLRDTLNAWLLESFSVGINKRYADAVQKQAMVGHVHARVGIPSWLIMRGVREIERKMFELLDENPHHSMLTTCSYIVQIMGFATEVMCRSYEAKTAMNQEIKHSYRVFSAMQDVAVQKDKQRSSLLDWENELMFKVFSEHEKLNHSMLSKSEFGLWFIHKASYAFTGSDQVDLIIERIYQVDELNQEIMDCTDKNNMLGLIQQIRDLNREIQLLVDQLFQVAEYIESGNDSLTQLLNRRYLNTIISREITFSRKNHTPLSLLAIDADYFKSINDKFGHAAGDLALKFLAEALQKYSQGSDYAFRVGGEEFLLLLVDTDEKRALNIAESIRKYIENGMINSAQGQQFKFTVSIGCVLYDGHPDYQRFLNAADSALYMAKNNGRNRVYMTHQSLNPVAQPLSV, encoded by the coding sequence ATGAATAATGAATGCATGGCAAGACTGGCCGAGCAATGGGAACAGATCTGTCAAAATTATTCATCTGATGACTTATTGCATGCCTTTCACTTTATTCAAGATCATTCCCTGATTCTGGTGGAAGAATTCTATAAAAACATGCTCATTGAAAAGGAATCTGCAGAATTCTTTTCCGATGACTTGATTCAACAGCGCTTGCGCGACACTTTAAATGCTTGGCTACTTGAAAGCTTTAGTGTGGGAATTAATAAACGCTATGCCGATGCCGTGCAGAAACAGGCGATGGTGGGGCATGTGCATGCGCGTGTCGGAATTCCGTCTTGGCTGATCATGCGCGGTGTGCGTGAAATTGAGCGTAAAATGTTTGAACTGCTGGATGAGAATCCTCACCACAGTATGTTGACCACCTGCAGTTATATTGTCCAAATCATGGGATTTGCCACAGAAGTCATGTGCCGATCTTATGAAGCCAAAACAGCCATGAATCAGGAAATTAAACACAGTTATCGTGTTTTTTCAGCGATGCAGGATGTGGCCGTACAAAAAGATAAACAGCGCAGCTCATTGCTGGACTGGGAAAATGAGCTCATGTTCAAGGTCTTTTCTGAGCATGAGAAATTGAATCATTCGATGCTGTCCAAGTCGGAGTTTGGTTTATGGTTTATCCATAAAGCCTCTTATGCTTTTACCGGTTCTGACCAGGTCGATTTAATCATTGAACGAATTTATCAAGTCGATGAACTTAATCAAGAGATCATGGACTGTACGGACAAAAACAATATGCTGGGACTGATCCAGCAGATCCGTGACTTAAACCGCGAAATTCAGCTGCTGGTGGACCAGTTATTTCAGGTGGCCGAATATATTGAATCCGGTAATGATTCATTGACCCAGTTATTGAATCGTCGTTATTTGAATACGATTATTTCACGTGAAATCACTTTTTCCCGCAAGAATCATACGCCTTTGTCTTTACTTGCCATTGATGCCGACTATTTCAAAAGTATTAATGACAAATTTGGACATGCAGCAGGTGATCTGGCCTTGAAATTTCTGGCCGAAGCATTGCAAAAATACAGTCAGGGCAGTGATTATGCTTTCCGGGTCGGCGGCGAAGAGTTTTTGCTATTACTGGTGGATACTGATGAGAAACGTGCCCTCAATATCGCCGAAAGTATTCGTAAATATATTGAAAATGGCATGATTAATTCGGCACAAGGTCAGCAGTTTAAATTTACGGTCAGTATTGGTTGTGTGCTTTATGATGGACATCCGGATTATCAGCGCTTCCTGAATGCGGCAGATTCTGCCTTGTATATGGCCAAGAACAACGGGCGTAACAGAGTCTATATGACTCATCAGTCCCTGAACCCAGTCGCACAGCCACTCTCAGTTTAA